In Oncorhynchus clarkii lewisi isolate Uvic-CL-2024 unplaced genomic scaffold, UVic_Ocla_1.0 unplaced_contig_617_pilon_pilon, whole genome shotgun sequence, a genomic segment contains:
- the LOC139402068 gene encoding arf-GAP with dual PH domain-containing protein 2-like, producing the protein MANKDRNKTILLELGKLPENNQCADCSAPDPDWASYKLGVFVCLNCSGVHRNLSNISRVKSIRLDFWDDELVKFMKTNGNATGRAIYEKAVPAFYYRPQQEDCAVLREQWIRAKYERMEFTGETKYPPLAYTTGFYEGMLWKKGKEKGQFQRRKFVLSEKEFTLVYFNKEDPSKGPKALISIKDVNVTFQPEKIGHAHGLQITYQKDSHTRSIFVYHGSGEEIVNWFNAIRAARFAYLKTAYPTGSDKELRTRITRNYLKEGYMEKTGPMQKETFKKRWFILDSQDRKLLYFKSQLDAEELGVVFIGTETNGYSVSECIPKRTRGNRWRCGVTVDTPDRQFVFMCEQEREQREWVEALREVISKPMQPQDYTTEANIRGKS; encoded by the exons ATCCTGACTGGGCGTCCTATAAGCtgggtgtatttgtgtgtctgaaCTGCTCTGGAGTGCACCGCAACCTGTCCAACATCAGCCGCGTTAAATCTATACGGCTCGACTTCTGGGATGACGAGCTAGTGAAG TTCATGAAAACCAATGGAAATGCCACAGGCAGAGCCATCTATGAGAAAGCAGTCCCAGCATTCTACTACCGGCCCCAGCAAGAAGACTGTGC CGTCTTAAGGGAGCAGTGGATAAGAGCAAAATATGAGAGGATGGAATTTACCGGCGAGACAAAGTATCCCCCACTGGCCTACACAACAG GTTTCTATGAAGGGATGCTGTGGAagaaggggaaggagaagggACAGTTTCAGAGAAGGAAGTTTGTTCTGTCTGAGAAGGAATTCACCCTGGTTTACTTCAACAAGGAGGAT CCGTCCAAAGGGCCCAAAGCGCTCATCTCCATCAAAGATGTGAATGTGACCTTTCAACCTGAGAAAATTGGTCACGCCCATGGTCTGCAGATTACCTACCAGAAAGACAGCCACACCAGAAGTATTTTTGTCTACCACGGAAGTGGAGAG GAGATTGTCAACTGGTTCAATGCCATTCGAGCTGCTCGCTTTGCCTACCTGAAAACAGCATACCCCACAGGAAGTGATAAAGAA TTGAGGACTAGAATTACCAGAAACTACCTCAAAGAAGGATACATGGAGAAGACAGGTCCTATG CAAAAGGAGACGTTCAAAAAGAGATGGTTCATCTTGGACTCCCAAGACAGGAAGCTCCTTTACTTCAAAAGCCAGCTG GATGCTGAGGAGCTGGGAGTTGTGTTCATCGGCACAGAGACCAATGGTTACTCAGTGAGCGAGTGCATTCCCAAAAGGACCAGAGGCAACCGGTGGAGGTGTGGAGTCACAGTGGACACGCCGGACCGCCAGTTTGTCTTCATGTGTGAgcaggagagggaacagagagagtggGTGGAGGCCCTCAGAGAGGTCATCTCTAAACCCATGCAGCCCCAGGACTACACCA CTGAAGCCAACATCCGAGGGAAGAGTTGA